The following coding sequences are from one Candidatus Nitrohelix vancouverensis window:
- a CDS encoding NADH-quinone oxidoreductase subunit C — protein sequence MTSEEIVEKIKNQFGDAVLLAETPLGDAVVHVAPESLVAVAEFAKNDPDLSCDYLSNISGVDYLDMDREPRFESVYELHSLDKNHSLRLRVGIDEEDPVVPTVSGLWKGAVFPERELYDLFGIRIEGLPEQRRLIMPENWEGHPLRRDYELTVEDVAFSFNRDYKSELVKTKPPTR from the coding sequence GTGACCAGCGAAGAAATCGTTGAAAAAATAAAAAATCAGTTTGGCGACGCGGTTCTCCTGGCGGAAACGCCTTTGGGGGACGCGGTGGTTCATGTCGCGCCGGAATCTCTGGTGGCGGTGGCGGAATTTGCCAAGAACGATCCTGATTTAAGTTGCGACTACCTGTCCAATATCAGCGGGGTGGATTATCTGGATATGGATCGGGAGCCGCGTTTTGAATCGGTTTATGAATTGCATTCGCTGGACAAAAATCACAGCTTGCGCCTGCGTGTGGGGATTGATGAGGAAGATCCCGTCGTTCCCACGGTGTCGGGTTTGTGGAAGGGCGCTGTCTTTCCTGAGCGCGAGTTGTATGATTTGTTTGGCATTCGTATCGAAGGACTTCCTGAACAACGACGTCTGATTATGCCGGAAAACTGGGAGGGGCATCCCTTGCGCCGTGATTACGAGTTGACGGTCGAAGACGTCGCATTTTCTTTTAACCGGGATTATAAGAGCGAGTTGGTGAAAACCAAACCGCCGACGAGGTAG
- a CDS encoding NADH-quinone oxidoreductase subunit B translates to MGLVDSAVDAFEAEINNLKLNAKEALEALEEESAGAVYDSILTTQLGKVVGWAQKNALWPATFGLACCAIEMMAMANSRWDSARFGAEVFRASPRQADLMIVSGRVSQKMAPVLKLIYDQMPEPKWVISMGACASCGGVFNNYAIVQGVDRVVPVDVYVPGCPPGPEALIYGVIKLQEKIMNEAGTSAAKKRVA, encoded by the coding sequence ATGGGATTAGTGGATTCAGCAGTCGACGCGTTTGAGGCGGAAATAAATAATTTAAAGTTGAACGCCAAAGAAGCCCTCGAGGCTTTGGAGGAGGAAAGCGCGGGGGCGGTGTATGACAGCATTCTCACCACCCAGCTTGGCAAAGTGGTGGGCTGGGCGCAGAAAAATGCGCTGTGGCCCGCGACCTTTGGTTTGGCGTGTTGCGCGATTGAAATGATGGCGATGGCGAACTCCCGTTGGGACTCGGCTCGTTTTGGCGCCGAGGTGTTTCGCGCTTCGCCGCGTCAGGCGGATCTGATGATTGTGTCGGGTCGCGTTTCCCAGAAAATGGCTCCGGTGTTGAAATTGATCTACGATCAGATGCCGGAACCCAAATGGGTGATTTCCATGGGGGCCTGCGCCTCTTGTGGGGGCGTGTTCAATAATTACGCTATCGTGCAGGGCGTGGATCGCGTGGTTCCTGTGGACGTGTATGTTCCGGGATGTCCTCCGGGGCCGGAAGCGTTGATCTATGGCGTCATCAAGCTTCAGGAAAAAATCATGAACGAGGCGGGCACGTCGGCGGCGAAGAAGAGGGTGGCGTGA
- a CDS encoding NADH-quinone oxidoreductase subunit A has product MAEYFFISLVAIVAIIVVAALLVLSTILGPRNPSKEKMTPYECGIIPQEEAKGRYPVRFATIAMLFIIFDIEVVFMYPWAVALDELKFFGLMEMVAFIAILGIAYVYIWGRGGLEWD; this is encoded by the coding sequence ATGGCTGAATATTTCTTTATATCATTAGTAGCAATTGTCGCGATCATCGTTGTGGCGGCTCTATTGGTCCTGTCGACTATTTTGGGGCCAAGGAATCCATCCAAGGAGAAAATGACTCCCTACGAATGTGGGATCATTCCTCAGGAGGAGGCCAAGGGGCGCTACCCGGTGCGTTTTGCAACCATCGCCATGCTCTTCATTATCTTTGATATTGAAGTGGTTTTCATGTATCCGTGGGCGGTGGCGCTGGATGAATTGAAATTTTTCGGGTTGATGGAGATGGTGGCGTTCATTGCCATCCTCGGCATCGCTTACGTTTACATTTGGGGACGTGGAGGTCTGGAATGGGATTAG
- a CDS encoding DUF4159 domain-containing protein, translated as MYLILTFLISIASLAAPDRAFSAQGPDSRFTLPLVKYQGGDYKPREGALDGLLAQIARRTSIEVNREPVEIGLSDSTLYQYPFLYLGGDKAFTMPSEKELQNLRYFLNYGGFLLIDDNSGNENSAFDKSARALVGRLFPQTPLSEIDRDHSIFRSFYLINRVVGRHFIKPYLEGVSIKGRTALIYSSNDLGGAWARNKLGGWNYDMISGGSVQRQHSIRLGINIVMYALTLDYKKDMVHLPIILERLRRFNAQ; from the coding sequence ATGTATTTAATTCTTACGTTCCTTATCTCCATTGCATCCTTGGCGGCGCCAGACAGAGCGTTTAGCGCGCAAGGCCCCGACTCCCGCTTCACCCTTCCGCTCGTCAAGTATCAGGGCGGTGACTACAAGCCGCGCGAAGGCGCGCTGGACGGTTTGCTGGCGCAGATTGCGCGTCGCACCTCCATCGAAGTCAATCGCGAGCCGGTTGAAATTGGCTTGTCCGATTCCACCCTGTATCAATACCCGTTTTTATATCTGGGCGGCGACAAGGCGTTTACAATGCCCTCTGAAAAGGAATTACAGAACCTGCGCTATTTCTTGAACTACGGCGGCTTTCTGCTCATAGACGACAATTCGGGTAACGAGAATTCTGCGTTTGATAAATCGGCAAGGGCTTTAGTCGGCCGCCTATTCCCTCAAACGCCGCTGAGCGAGATCGACCGGGACCATTCCATATTTCGCTCGTTTTATTTGATCAATCGCGTCGTCGGTCGACATTTTATCAAGCCCTATCTGGAAGGCGTTTCGATCAAGGGACGCACTGCGCTGATCTACAGTTCCAACGATTTGGGCGGCGCCTGGGCGCGCAACAAATTGGGCGGATGGAATTACGATATGATCAGCGGCGGTTCCGTGCAGAGACAGCACAGCATTCGCTTGGGAATCAATATCGTGATGTACGCCCTCACTCTGGATTATAAAAAAGACATGGTTCATTTGCCCATCATCCTCGAACGCCTTCGCCGCTTCAACGCTCAATAA
- a CDS encoding CHAT domain-containing protein, which yields MSNYKRFKSVVSNASLLALALLVGLGANHAAAADSLFQSPVRVTMHPSQNFAPSISPDGRFMVYVSDRSGHLDLWWKSLEPGLQPPDRPLTLHSAEDNAPSISPDGKQLVFLSHRNDPRGDLFLLEIENKETEAGALVPVRLTDSSASESDPVWSADGKSIYFTSQVSGGLEKSIYKIDLATKSRVRVIQGEGVNPAPSPDGSRLVYVSSESNPHLLIANLETGATQALTQGSALDVSPRWTRSGNAVVFTRYEDDTNRDGKVTIDDNPNLWSLQVDGMQAGVMRQLTSSDSYDLLPQAGDDRVYYTAQKGSGVNIWSLPLEGRIRVSKDFEAAIAATRQTCMIPERRDYSCLMAYRNLIQTHESAPGLAEVRLEFAAAYIDLGHFDSGEAELNALLTENAEAQEYVRLAQIEQILLPLKRLQWTSAAGQEAAASQALGALNALSTQWKDLPRPSAQAALESGRLQALLNQPAEALEFYTKILKQYPEQKTIAAQAAFYQSSIFKMVGDRKSLIESYVGVVRDFYEVKQWRRKAIDEIIRLFETPQTLAEKIVNLQGLVEQYKALPPLAGAIQNRIGELYASDNELLLAKEAYRKTTAQFPDADEEVFVSRKAQAELYAREENFEKSIQIYEAIYDGSQQIQERLEIARKGRVEKALAKGTWEIRVGEIKLARKTFRKLIEFAPEVVEGHRGYVQAGAALQLLDATEKFYQERLSARPDSAIDRYALGLLATYHNPPDLKRAESEIGAALERDPSQLFFHQTLGWVYEQKERMLKASGSLERAVHEYEIALALNDENDKPENEADLYLNLGNTHYQLSNPTTAFYYYTLREDSAFPFYVKEREAIYRQRFGETAYKSGLLDSAIKQYRRAYELYEKENDAARLAELNDRMGLSYQDAGEYAKAVDAFSSALKLSRDLGNQQTISKTLRNIANNLYLLNEDKKETDPIALQTALGNYFEAVKLLEEHGTLRKDKKEKKGLIGISVETGLDSDASTAAMGFDEKGERKLIFHYVGKIYGDFGRYDLAIRYFEDKLKFIPADLDVEKNVPVVLEKALLLNQIGNYYYLWGKERKALEYFKSSFELSSALANRAGEAVNAINYARIALSLARTETPQSLETIVASAFDLLEASNQSLATSEALSHRRYSIHVKNHLGALHYFRALHSSGGGKAEAAIAFQSSLDAIDGSYREAQHAAEQFESAMTLAQTISAEKAQRVLRFNLDLARDLLGSKRQDKENVEASASDWQFLYVESLLKEGEERLALLEQAEQIASGLPRPLLPRDDASLALLEDVYQTLATLYFEAQQYGQALIISEKGRRLQMIALRPDLTFNDEAQAEYAEELNRIANAAFETSAQGRAIDDLLAEYAEFLEMTKADLPQLASLYAPTVPDLEEVRGLMKPEQSLIKLLMGRSHILVWRLSKDGGGGSRIPLTGELREAIERIGRNGEAPTPTDIALLSKAFIPALSDAGKTLILIADGPLEFLPWAALDHSGQALIASVDLVFVSSLEHFVRADEKKNLFNSRLLTVAYPGETAPQEDFFTVESLTKPESLYDRFMEEWAHFGVAHIGGPARFYGGTHGEIRLSSNPDQLQSIPVEELYLSPVHSSLLALSDARPQFNPYMSLSPTALSLQALTFKGYPGVVLASGGSDAEQAAFVWRGFYQQLRKLGPTAALRKAQMDAAEQFPESYAWAQYRYYGYPGMDEDEQIYFADEQFKKIATQGARAYQDADWLGAIDGFEKSLALSEYLPDDPLVPVLHQKLAEAAYNRGDYDKAIAYERRLIPIAEANKDALELARIERFIGVSYSRMEAYDDAVLHLKKAVEIFHAEKAPEEMAESYSQLGVVEENALNYAEALKAFQKSESIHESLKSELDRAKELRRIGRIYYLRLNQYREAEKYFEEARRVFAHADQPELTAETLLELGLVQEKQGAFAQALDYYARGRTIAETHELPLTLSRALLYQANSYWYQADYQSAFRLQREALKIAEAEDDAMQKTIIYNTLGLIHWTLNDSRRSLENLNRSLQLAQEIPSPTETASAYNNIGLVYRKDKKYQEAADYFLKALDYDLKSRSKWGQGYTHRNLGMTYLRMDRLDEAETHINEAVSLSRSINNQTNLVKSMLELGNLALKRKQWDAAVTHFESTAALAERLNIPEVFWRALRGQGFSLARLERTEDAIAAYRRATESIDAMRAAIKVEEFQNGFLVDKQEAYQELVLLLLDQGRVAESFEFVERSKSRSFIDLLGNQKISLKDDVGQKLFDQLQKQKQTIRDIEESVGEAHAQNNEALAASQAEQLITERNRYQDLLIEAKAESPQLSNFVTVDSIRLNELQALLEEPVALLEYLETPEELVIWVVTGKSIDAVRVPIQQQALRELIHDYRERIQKMAPVDEQTRQLYSHLIRPVESLIQTRRVLGIVPHGHLHYISFSSLHDGESYLFEKYPLFYSPSASVLEYTFKKDRARVNKGDIRVLAMGNPDLGDFNYDLPLSEMEVNAIKWDFPRVDVLTRERASESWVREHINEYQIIHIASHGEFDSVNPLFSSLKLTRDDAQDGSLEVNEVFSLKINADLVTLSGCQTGLGELSGGDDLVGLNRAFIYAGTHSLMSSLWRVSDISTAVLTKHFYRNYASNDKAESLRKAQLLVKSFYPHPAYWAAFSLTGDYR from the coding sequence ATGAGCAATTACAAGCGTTTCAAATCCGTAGTTTCCAATGCGAGCTTGCTGGCTCTGGCCTTATTGGTTGGGCTGGGGGCGAATCACGCGGCGGCGGCTGATTCGTTGTTCCAATCGCCGGTGCGCGTCACCATGCATCCCAGTCAGAATTTTGCTCCGTCGATCTCGCCCGACGGGCGTTTCATGGTCTACGTCTCCGACCGCTCCGGTCATTTAGATCTGTGGTGGAAATCTCTGGAGCCGGGACTGCAACCGCCGGATCGGCCGCTCACCTTGCACAGCGCCGAAGATAACGCACCATCCATCAGCCCCGACGGCAAACAGCTGGTTTTTTTGTCTCACCGCAATGATCCCCGAGGCGACCTGTTCCTTTTAGAGATAGAGAATAAAGAAACTGAAGCCGGGGCCTTGGTTCCCGTCCGCTTGACAGATTCCAGCGCTTCGGAATCGGATCCGGTCTGGTCTGCTGACGGCAAGTCGATCTATTTCACCTCTCAGGTTTCGGGAGGTCTGGAAAAATCGATTTATAAAATCGATCTGGCGACGAAATCGCGCGTCCGGGTCATTCAAGGGGAAGGGGTGAATCCGGCGCCTTCACCGGACGGTTCCCGGCTGGTCTATGTTTCAAGCGAATCCAATCCGCATCTCCTGATCGCAAATCTTGAAACCGGCGCGACGCAGGCCCTCACCCAGGGATCTGCGCTCGATGTGTCGCCGCGCTGGACCCGGTCTGGAAACGCGGTCGTGTTTACGCGTTATGAAGATGACACGAACCGGGACGGCAAGGTCACGATCGACGATAACCCGAATCTCTGGTCGCTTCAGGTCGACGGCATGCAGGCGGGGGTGATGCGCCAATTGACCTCCAGCGATTCTTACGACCTGCTCCCTCAGGCGGGAGACGATCGAGTGTATTACACGGCGCAAAAGGGATCGGGCGTCAATATCTGGAGCTTGCCTCTGGAAGGACGGATCCGCGTCTCGAAAGATTTTGAAGCGGCAATCGCGGCAACGCGTCAGACCTGCATGATCCCCGAGCGCAGGGATTATTCCTGCCTGATGGCCTATCGCAATTTGATTCAGACTCATGAAAGCGCGCCGGGGCTGGCGGAGGTTCGCCTGGAATTTGCCGCGGCCTATATCGATCTGGGGCATTTCGATTCCGGCGAAGCGGAATTGAACGCGTTATTGACTGAGAATGCGGAGGCGCAAGAATACGTTCGACTGGCGCAGATCGAGCAGATCCTTCTGCCACTCAAGCGTCTGCAATGGACGAGCGCTGCAGGGCAGGAGGCCGCCGCCTCTCAAGCGCTTGGAGCCTTGAATGCGCTGTCTACGCAATGGAAGGATTTGCCGCGACCTTCGGCTCAAGCGGCTTTGGAATCGGGTCGCCTGCAGGCCTTGCTGAATCAACCCGCCGAGGCGCTGGAATTCTATACAAAGATTCTCAAACAATACCCGGAGCAGAAAACCATCGCGGCGCAAGCGGCATTTTATCAAAGCTCAATTTTTAAAATGGTCGGCGACCGCAAAAGCCTGATCGAAAGTTATGTCGGCGTGGTCAGGGATTTTTACGAGGTCAAACAATGGAGACGCAAAGCGATTGATGAAATCATTCGCCTGTTTGAAACGCCGCAAACGCTCGCCGAAAAAATCGTCAATCTTCAGGGACTGGTCGAACAGTACAAGGCCCTGCCGCCTCTCGCCGGAGCGATCCAAAACCGAATCGGCGAATTGTACGCTTCGGATAATGAATTGTTGCTTGCAAAAGAGGCTTATCGAAAAACTACCGCACAGTTTCCCGACGCCGACGAGGAAGTCTTCGTTTCGCGAAAGGCTCAGGCGGAGTTGTACGCGCGGGAAGAAAATTTTGAAAAGAGCATTCAAATCTACGAAGCCATCTACGACGGTTCCCAGCAAATTCAAGAACGGCTTGAAATCGCCCGCAAGGGGCGCGTCGAAAAAGCCCTTGCAAAAGGAACCTGGGAAATCCGCGTTGGAGAAATCAAACTCGCGCGTAAAACCTTTCGCAAGCTGATCGAGTTCGCCCCGGAAGTTGTGGAAGGGCATCGCGGTTACGTGCAGGCGGGGGCCGCATTGCAATTGCTGGACGCGACCGAAAAATTTTATCAGGAGCGTTTGTCGGCCCGACCGGATTCGGCGATCGACCGTTACGCCCTGGGACTGCTGGCGACCTACCACAATCCGCCTGATCTGAAACGCGCCGAGTCGGAGATTGGGGCCGCTCTGGAGCGGGATCCCAGCCAGTTGTTTTTTCATCAGACGCTGGGATGGGTGTACGAGCAGAAAGAACGAATGCTCAAGGCGAGCGGTTCGCTGGAACGCGCCGTGCATGAGTATGAGATCGCATTGGCTTTGAATGATGAAAACGACAAGCCGGAAAACGAAGCCGATCTGTATCTGAATCTGGGCAATACGCATTATCAGCTCAGTAATCCGACCACCGCTTTTTATTATTACACCCTGCGCGAAGACTCCGCTTTTCCGTTTTACGTCAAGGAGCGCGAGGCGATTTATCGCCAGCGTTTTGGCGAGACCGCCTACAAATCGGGATTGCTCGACTCCGCGATCAAGCAATATCGCCGGGCCTACGAACTCTACGAAAAAGAAAACGACGCGGCGCGGCTGGCGGAACTGAATGACCGTATGGGCCTGTCCTATCAAGATGCCGGGGAATACGCCAAGGCGGTGGATGCGTTTTCCTCCGCGCTGAAACTGAGCCGTGATCTGGGCAATCAGCAAACCATATCGAAAACCCTGCGCAATATCGCCAACAACCTCTACCTCTTGAATGAAGACAAAAAGGAAACCGATCCCATCGCCTTGCAGACCGCCCTGGGGAATTATTTTGAAGCGGTGAAATTGCTGGAAGAACATGGAACCCTGCGCAAGGACAAGAAAGAGAAAAAGGGCTTGATCGGCATCTCGGTGGAAACGGGGCTGGACAGCGACGCTTCGACGGCGGCGATGGGCTTCGATGAGAAAGGCGAACGCAAACTGATCTTCCATTATGTCGGGAAAATCTACGGCGACTTCGGACGCTATGATCTGGCGATCCGTTATTTCGAAGATAAACTGAAGTTCATACCCGCCGATCTGGATGTTGAAAAAAACGTTCCGGTGGTTCTGGAGAAGGCGCTCCTCCTCAATCAAATTGGAAATTATTATTATTTGTGGGGCAAGGAGCGCAAGGCGCTTGAATATTTCAAGAGTTCATTTGAACTTTCCTCCGCCCTGGCGAACCGCGCCGGCGAAGCGGTCAATGCGATCAATTACGCGCGCATCGCCTTATCGCTGGCGCGCACCGAGACGCCGCAATCGCTGGAGACAATTGTCGCGTCGGCTTTCGACTTGCTGGAAGCGTCGAACCAATCTCTGGCGACCTCAGAAGCCTTGTCGCATCGCCGCTATTCCATTCATGTGAAGAACCATTTGGGCGCGCTTCATTATTTTCGCGCCCTGCATTCGTCTGGAGGAGGCAAGGCGGAAGCGGCGATAGCGTTCCAATCCTCCCTTGACGCGATTGACGGAAGCTATCGGGAAGCGCAACACGCGGCGGAACAATTTGAAAGCGCGATGACGCTTGCGCAGACGATTTCAGCGGAGAAGGCGCAACGTGTTTTACGATTCAATCTCGATCTGGCCCGCGATCTTCTCGGTTCGAAGCGTCAGGACAAAGAGAACGTTGAAGCGAGCGCTTCAGATTGGCAGTTCTTGTATGTGGAATCTTTATTGAAGGAAGGCGAGGAGCGGCTGGCGCTCTTGGAACAAGCGGAACAGATTGCGAGCGGCTTGCCTCGCCCTCTGCTCCCGAGAGACGACGCATCGCTGGCTCTGCTTGAAGATGTGTATCAGACTCTGGCGACGCTTTATTTCGAAGCCCAGCAATATGGGCAGGCATTGATAATTTCCGAGAAAGGGCGACGCCTGCAAATGATCGCCTTACGACCCGATCTGACATTCAACGATGAGGCGCAGGCGGAGTACGCTGAAGAATTGAACCGCATTGCCAATGCGGCGTTTGAGACAAGCGCGCAGGGGCGGGCGATTGACGATCTGCTCGCGGAGTATGCGGAATTTCTGGAGATGACGAAAGCGGATCTGCCGCAACTCGCCAGCTTGTACGCGCCGACCGTTCCCGATCTGGAGGAAGTGCGGGGATTGATGAAGCCGGAGCAGTCGCTGATTAAATTGCTGATGGGACGCTCGCATATTCTGGTCTGGCGTTTGAGCAAGGACGGCGGCGGGGGCTCGCGCATTCCCTTGACCGGCGAATTGCGCGAAGCGATTGAGCGGATCGGACGAAACGGCGAAGCGCCGACTCCGACCGACATCGCGCTCTTATCCAAAGCCTTCATTCCCGCTTTGAGCGATGCGGGAAAGACGCTGATCCTGATCGCCGACGGCCCCTTGGAATTTCTTCCCTGGGCGGCGCTGGACCATTCCGGGCAGGCTTTGATCGCCAGCGTGGATCTGGTGTTCGTCTCCAGTCTGGAACATTTTGTCCGCGCTGACGAAAAGAAAAATCTTTTCAACTCGCGTTTGTTGACCGTCGCCTATCCCGGCGAGACCGCGCCGCAGGAAGATTTTTTCACGGTGGAATCCCTGACAAAACCGGAGTCGCTCTACGATCGCTTCATGGAAGAGTGGGCGCATTTTGGCGTGGCGCATATTGGCGGGCCTGCGCGATTTTACGGCGGGACTCACGGCGAAATTCGTCTGTCCAGCAATCCCGATCAATTGCAAAGTATTCCTGTCGAGGAACTCTACCTGTCGCCGGTTCATTCCAGTTTGCTGGCCCTGAGCGATGCGAGACCGCAGTTCAATCCTTATATGAGTCTGTCGCCGACGGCGCTGTCCCTTCAGGCTCTGACCTTTAAGGGTTATCCTGGAGTTGTCCTGGCTTCTGGGGGAAGCGATGCGGAACAGGCGGCATTTGTCTGGCGCGGATTTTATCAACAGTTGCGCAAGCTGGGGCCGACAGCGGCCTTGCGCAAGGCGCAAATGGATGCGGCGGAACAATTCCCCGAGTCCTATGCCTGGGCGCAATACCGTTATTACGGCTATCCGGGAATGGACGAAGACGAGCAGATTTATTTTGCGGACGAGCAGTTCAAAAAAATTGCGACGCAGGGCGCGCGGGCGTATCAGGATGCGGACTGGCTGGGAGCCATCGACGGTTTCGAGAAATCCCTCGCGCTGTCCGAGTACTTGCCGGACGATCCTCTGGTTCCGGTCCTGCATCAAAAACTGGCGGAAGCGGCTTACAATCGCGGCGATTACGACAAGGCCATCGCCTACGAACGGCGTCTGATCCCCATCGCCGAAGCGAACAAGGACGCATTGGAACTGGCGCGCATCGAGCGGTTCATCGGCGTTTCTTATTCGCGGATGGAAGCCTACGACGATGCGGTGCTTCATTTGAAAAAGGCGGTCGAAATTTTTCACGCCGAGAAAGCTCCAGAAGAAATGGCGGAGAGCTATTCGCAGTTGGGCGTGGTGGAAGAGAATGCTCTGAATTATGCGGAAGCCTTGAAAGCCTTTCAAAAATCCGAATCGATTCACGAATCATTAAAATCCGAACTGGATCGTGCGAAAGAGTTGCGACGCATTGGACGCATCTATTACCTGCGTCTGAACCAGTACCGCGAAGCGGAAAAATACTTTGAGGAAGCGCGGCGCGTTTTCGCGCATGCCGACCAGCCCGAGCTGACGGCGGAGACCTTGCTGGAGCTGGGACTGGTTCAGGAAAAACAGGGCGCCTTTGCGCAGGCGCTGGATTATTACGCACGCGGTCGCACCATCGCCGAAACGCATGAATTGCCCTTGACCCTTTCGCGCGCGCTTTTGTATCAGGCGAATTCCTATTGGTATCAGGCCGATTATCAATCGGCCTTTCGTTTGCAGAGAGAAGCGCTGAAGATCGCCGAGGCGGAAGACGACGCCATGCAGAAGACCATTATCTATAACACGCTGGGCTTGATTCACTGGACCCTCAACGACTCGCGGCGCTCTCTGGAAAACCTCAATCGCAGTCTGCAACTGGCGCAGGAGATTCCTTCGCCGACGGAAACAGCTTCCGCTTACAACAATATCGGGCTGGTCTATCGCAAGGATAAAAAATACCAAGAGGCGGCGGACTATTTTCTCAAGGCGCTGGACTACGATCTCAAGTCGCGCTCGAAGTGGGGACAGGGTTACACCCATCGCAATCTGGGCATGACCTATCTGCGCATGGACCGTCTGGACGAGGCGGAAACGCATATCAACGAAGCGGTGAGTTTGAGCCGGTCGATCAACAACCAGACCAATCTGGTCAAGTCGATGCTTGAACTGGGCAACCTGGCGCTCAAACGCAAACAATGGGATGCGGCTGTGACGCATTTCGAATCGACGGCGGCGCTTGCCGAGCGATTGAACATTCCTGAAGTGTTCTGGCGCGCTCTGCGCGGTCAGGGTTTCTCGCTGGCTCGGCTGGAGCGAACGGAAGACGCCATCGCCGCTTACAGGCGGGCGACCGAAAGCATTGACGCGATGCGCGCGGCGATCAAGGTGGAAGAATTTCAGAATGGTTTTCTGGTCGACAAGCAGGAAGCCTATCAGGAACTCGTTCTGCTCCTGCTGGATCAGGGTCGCGTGGCGGAGTCCTTTGAATTCGTCGAGCGTTCCAAGTCGCGGAGCTTCATCGACCTGCTCGGCAATCAGAAAATCAGTTTGAAGGACGACGTCGGGCAAAAATTGTTCGATCAGTTGCAGAAGCAAAAACAAACCATCCGCGATATTGAAGAGAGCGTTGGCGAAGCCCACGCGCAGAACAATGAAGCGTTGGCGGCAAGCCAGGCGGAGCAATTGATTACAGAGCGCAACCGTTATCAGGATTTGTTGATCGAGGCCAAAGCCGAGAGTCCGCAACTTTCAAATTTTGTGACGGTCGATTCGATTCGCTTGAATGAATTGCAGGCTCTGCTGGAAGAGCCGGTGGCCTTGCTGGAATATCTGGAAACGCCGGAGGAACTGGTGATCTGGGTGGTGACGGGCAAAAGCATCGACGCCGTTCGCGTTCCGATCCAGCAACAAGCCCTTCGCGAATTGATTCACGACTACCGCGAACGCATTCAGAAAATGGCGCCGGTGGACGAGCAGACGCGGCAATTGTACAGTCACCTGATTCGCCCGGTGGAATCGCTGATCCAGACGCGCCGCGTTCTGGGCATCGTGCCGCACGGACACCTGCATTATATTTCATTTTCATCCCTGCACGACGGCGAGTCCTATTTGTTCGAAAAGTACCCGCTGTTTTATTCCCCCAGCGCGTCGGTGCTTGAATACACTTTCAAGAAAGACAGAGCGCGAGTCAATAAGGGGGATATCCGCGTGCTGGCGATGGGCAACCCGGACCTCGGCGATTTCAATTACGATTTGCCCCTGTCGGAAATGGAAGTCAACGCCATCAAATGGGATTTTCCGAGAGTGGACGTGTTGACGCGGGAGCGCGCCAGTGAAAGCTGGGTGCGCGAGCATATCAACGAGTATCAAATCATTCACATCGCGTCTCATGGAGAATTCGATTCCGTCAATCCCCTGTTTTCTTCTTTGAAATTGACGCGCGATGATGCGCAGGACGGCAGTCTGGAAGTGAATGAAGTTTTTTCTTTGAAGATCAACGCCGATCTGGTGACATTGAGCGGTTGTCAAACGGGCTTGGGCGAATTGAGCGGAGGCGACGATCTGGTAGGTTTGAACCGGGCCTTCATTTATGCGGGAACGCATTCGCTGATGTCGTCGCTCTGGCGCGTCAGTGATATTTCAACCGCCGTGCTGACCAAACATTTTTACAGAAATTATGCGAGCAACGACAAGGCGGAAAGTCTGCGCAAGGCGCAATTGCTGGTGAAAAGTTTTTACCCGCACCCGGCCTATTGGGCGGCGTTCAGTCTGACCGGCGATTATCGCTGA